In Amphiprion ocellaris isolate individual 3 ecotype Okinawa chromosome 3, ASM2253959v1, whole genome shotgun sequence, one genomic interval encodes:
- the tnni2a.4 gene encoding troponin I type 2a (skeletal, fast), tandem duplicate 4, producing the protein MSEKKMTSSRRHHLKSLILQIALNWLEQEKKDGVAAKEAYMAENCPAPDTSGDQAALMELCKKLHAAIDKIDEERYDIEAKVQKADKEIEDLKIKVVDLRGVKKPALKKVRMSADSMLQALLGSKHKVTMDLRSNLKQVKKEVKEEPTEAVGDWRKNIEDKADRKKMFETS; encoded by the exons AGTCTGATCCTCCAGATTGCTCTGAACTGGCTTGAGCAGGAGAAAAAAGACGGCGTCGCAGCCAAGGAGGCCTACATGGCCGAGAACTGTCCTGCTCCAGACACAAGTGGAGACCAGGCTGCTCTCATG GAACTCTGCAAGAAGCTTCACGCCGCCATTGACAAGATTGATGAAGAGAGGTATGATATCGAGGCCAAAGTGCAGAAGGCCGACAAGGAG ATTGAAGACCTGAAGATCAAAGTTGTCGACCTGAGAGGAGTGAAGAAACCTGCCTTGAAGAAAGTGCGTATGTCTGCTGACTCCATGCTGCAGGCTCTGCTGGGCTCCAAACACAAGGTCACCATGGATCTGAGGTCCAACCTGAAGCAGGTCAAGAAGGAGGTGAAAGAGGAG CCAACAGAAGCAGTGGGTGACTGGCGTAAGAACATTGAGGACAAGGCTGACAGGAAGAAGATGTTCGAGACCTCCTAA